Part of the Verrucomicrobiia bacterium genome, TACGTTGAGCTACCGGCTCGAAGCCGCAGCCTGATTCGATTCAATGGTTCGGGACCAAGGCTTATGACTCCGCCTTCTCCGGGGGTGCAGGAGTGGCGGCATGCGTTTCCTTTTCCTTCACCAAGGTTGCGCCTTTGCCCAGGCGCTTGCGCAGGTAGGTGAGCTTGGCGCGCCGGGCGCGGCCTTTGCGCTCGACTTCCACCCTCTCGACGCGGGGCGAATGGATGGGAAAAACGCGCTCGACGCCTTCGCCGTAGCTGATGCGCCGGACGGTGAACATCTCGTTGAGCCCGTGG contains:
- the rplS gene encoding 50S ribosomal protein L19, whose product is MNQALLDKIESEQFRKQPAEFSVGDTVRVHTKVVEGDKERIQIFSGVVIGRRGHGLNEMFTVRRISYGEGVERVFPIHSPRVERVEVERKGRARRAKLTYLRKRLGKGATLVKEKETHAATPAPPEKAES